A region of Dermochelys coriacea isolate rDerCor1 chromosome 1, rDerCor1.pri.v4, whole genome shotgun sequence DNA encodes the following proteins:
- the LOC119851457 gene encoding thymidine phosphorylase, which yields MDRPGPGSGSSFPALIRKKRDGETLRDEEIRRFVRAVTHGGLQEGQMGAMLMAIRLRGMDPDETLTLTREMVVSGRVLEWPDSWQRLLVDKHSTGGVGDKVSLPLAPALAACGCKVPMISGRGLGHTGGTLDKLEAVPGFNISQSPEQMRSILEWVGCCIVGQSEDLVPADKVLYSLRDVTATVDSLPLITASILSKKAAEKVSALVLDVKFGSAALYTSLESARTLAQSLVSVGSQLGICTVAMLSRMNGPLGQCVGHSLEVLEALQCLEGRGPADLHQLVTMLGGCLLWQSGEAGSVGQGAARIAATLADGSALGKFQAMLQAQGVEAGVAQALCTGTEEQRYQVLGRAWAQEELPAAQDGTVQRVEALPIALVLHELGAGRTQKGQPINHRVGAELLVTVGQRVAKGSPWIRIHYDTPELSNDQRRTLQGALVLAGSEPFRPSCKVAEVVLPQGSRSLEELTGEQGLGSSQELLCST from the exons ATGGACCGGCCCGGCCCGGGCTCGGGCAGCAGCTTCCCGGCGCTGATCCGCAAGAAGCGGGACGGGGAGACGCTGCGGGATGAGGAGATTCGCCGCTTCGTCCGGGCCGTGACCCACGGGGGGCTCCAGGAGGGGCAGATGG GGGCCATGCTGATGGCCATCCGGCTGCGGGGCATGGATCCAGACGAGACGCTGACTCTGACCCGGGAGATGGTGGTGTCGGGAAGGGTCCTGGAGTGGCCTGACAGCTGGCAGAGGCTCCTGGTTGACAAACATTCCACAGGGGGCGTGGGAGACAAGGTCAGCCTGCCCCTGGCCCCGGCCCTGGCTGCCTGCGGCTGCAAG GTGCCCATGATCAGTGGCCGGGGACTGGGCCATACCGGGGGCACGCTGGACAAGCTGGAGGCCGTGCCAGGGTTCAACATCTCTCAGAGCCCCGAGCAG ATGAGGAGCATCCTGGAATGGGTGGGGTGCTGCATTGTGGGGCAAAGCGAGGACCTGGTCCCAGCAGACAAGGTGCTCTACAGCCTGCGGGACGTCACGGCCACCGTCGACAGCCTGCCCCTCATCACAG cttccattcTGAGCAAGAAGGCAGCAGAGAAGGTCTCGGCCCTGGTGCTGGACGTGAAGTTTGGCAGCGCTGCCCTCTACACCAGCCTGGAGAGCGCCCGGACCCTGGCCCAGAGCCTG GTGTCGGTGGGCAGCCAGCTGGGGATCTGCACGGTGGCCATGCTCAGCAGGATGAACGGGCCCCTGGGGCAGTGCGTGGGCCACTCCCTGGAGGTGCTGGAGGCCCTGCAGTGCCTGGAGGGCCGGGGGCCGGCGGATCTGCACCAACTGGTCACCATGCTAG GGGGCTGTCTGCTGTGGCAGTCCGGGGAAGCCGGCTCGGTGGGGCAGGGCGCTGCCCGCATCGCAGCCACGCTGGCGGATGGCTCGGCGCTGGGGAAGTTCCAGGCCATGCTGCAGGCCCAGGGGGTGGAGGCCGGCGTGGCCCAGGCCCTGTGCACAGGAACGGAGGAGCAGCGCTACCAGGTGCTTGGCCGGGCTTGGGCCCAGGAGGAGCTGCCCGCGGCCCAGGACG GCACCGTGCAGAGGGTCGAGGCCCTGCCCATCGCCCTGGTGCTGCATGAGCTGGGCGCTGGCCGCACCCAGAAGGGGCAGCCAATCAACCACCGTGTGGGGGCCGAGCTGCTGGTGACGGTGGGGCAGCGTGTGGCTAAAG GTTCACCCTGGATCCGGATTCACTACGACACCCCGGAGCTCAGCAACGATCAGAGACGcaccctgcagggggcgctggtCCTGGCAGGCTCGGAGCCCTTCCGGCCCAGCTGCAAGGTCGCAGAGGTCGTCCTGCCACAGGGCAGCCGGTCACTGGAGGAGCTGACAGGGGAGCAGGGCTTGGggagcagccaggagctgctctgctCCACCTGA